The Nicotiana tomentosiformis chromosome 9, ASM39032v3, whole genome shotgun sequence genome contains the following window.
atatatatatatatatatatatatttgtgtggCTTTAAATcgtctcattaagggtaaaatttgaagtttaaagttaaattgttccTAAATACAGAAAGGTATCATTCTTTGTGGGACAAACCAAAAAGGAAAGAGTATCACATAGATTGTTGGGAGGAAATAACTTGTATTTGCTTGAAGAAATTATGTGAAAGGTAATAAGAAGAGTAGTGGAATAAATCCCACGTAGATAATATAAGGTGATATCAAGATCTAGAAGATATGAAGTTATCAGTTTACCTGTTGCCTTTTCTATTTGAAATAAAGGGTTAAGTATATGGGAGCCtgatgaaagaagaaaagagtgtgTCACTTGAGGAGTAGTATTTGGAAGTTAAACTCCCTCGTTCTCTAGCAGTTAAATTTTGACACATTTGAATCCAAAAGATATATGCACATGTAAGAGGATATAGGCTTTTAGATAATATGAAATTtcttgtctccgtgtgacctataggtcacgggttcgaaccgtagaagcagccactaatgcttacATTAGGTTAGGCTGCCTATATTACAACCCTTAGGGTGCGGTCCTTCCCCGGGCCCTGCATGATTGTGGATGCTTTGTACACTGGGCTGCTCTTTGAAATTTCTTGAATGTGTATGTTGGTTGGAACTTTTCGTGGAGCAAGTTGATTGCATCATGTACTGTACATTTGCATCATAGTGCCGTTTGTTGGATAAATCATTTATATGTGGCTGGCTCTACATGTGGATACTAGGTGATGTAAACCTATGTTTCCTGATATCTCTCTTTTTCTCCTTATTCTTTTTAAACTTCATTTTAAATATGCTTTTATTCATGTTATCTACTTGTGTGGTTTAGTTATGTGTTTTACATGAATCAATCCATTTTTAATATGTATATTTTTTCTGTATTTGGCTCAAGACACTATGGAATTTATGTGCTAACAATCAAATAATGCATTCTTCCTTTTTGGATTACTCAGCATCTATGCTTGGTAAAGCTGGTTCAGGTCAACTGTTTTTTTATGGGTTGGGAGGGGATGAGAGATAGTGTTTCCTTTTGACATCTGTGAATTTTAGATATATTTTTTTCTATATCACATTTGTATGCACCTGATAATGTGTATACTATATCCAATAAAAATGCATGTTAGGCGTACTTAAATCTGAGGCACTACACTCTTTGAAATAGGATGGTGAATTATTCTACGGGACTAGTCACCACCTAGTTATCAGATTTCAACTGGATTTCCTTTCACAGTATTTGCAAGAATGCTGCTTGTTTTGACCTTCTGTTAAATGCAAGGCACCTTGTTTGGCTGTATGTATTTTGGTTTCATGTGTTCCCTTAGTTCTTGAGGCATAAAATTGACTGCATTTTCTTGAGTTAAGCCTAAGAAGAAGGGGAGGTATTGTTTTGAAGTTTGTGGGTAGGTCAATGTAAGAAGGTGTATGTTTGACCTCCTTTCTCTTTTTATGAACACCTGATTGGTAAGAGATTTTTAGTCCTAACTTATGTGTATTCAAATATTGAAGGAAATAGAATTTAGGCCAAATTTCTCTGCAGAATCTGGTGATCTCTTTCCTCTTTACACCTTGTCTATTTTTCTCCCTGTACCTCGTTTTTCTTGCTTTTTACATgtaatggcccaaaaaatttcATTGTAGAGATTGAATTGTAGTTAGTACCCTTCTGTTGTATGTTTGAAGTCCCTGTGTTTTTCCTATTCTGTTGTACATTTACGCCTTATTAAAGCTCTAAACCTTAAAAAAACATCCCTAAATTATACCTCCAACCTAAACTACAATTCCTTACAAAAAACAACCTTTAAGTATAAAAAAGTTAGCATGTTACATCCTACTGTTAGGATCTGTCAAAAAATTAACGGAAGCCCACAAAAAACATTCAATTTTGTCTTTGTCCCGCAAAAGCTCTCGCTGTTAATTAAGCATCTTTTACCTTTCTGCCTTCCCAATGGGATTTCCTTGCTAGAGTATGCTTGTAGAATTGCCCATAGTAGACTTTTAGAAATAGCACCCTTTTCTTTTCTAGTTACACACTTGGAAATGGAGAAGTTAGCCCGACATCATATTGGGTTCAGTAGACTGTTACCTAGATGTGTTAAAACATGATTTTGATTTATATTAATTCAACACATATGCaaaaatggaagattttggaGAAGAATCTTAGTGCTTAATTTAGAATTTGCATTTTCTTCTTATGCACATGTATATCTCTGTTGATTTTGATGCTTCAAATTTTTTTAAGAAGCTTGGTGACCTACATCCCATATTCATTTGGGTTGTTAATGTACAATAACATGATATCATTCTTTCTGGCTATAAAATTTTAATTGGAACAAGAGGAATAAGATAAACGCTTCTTACTGATTTTTGAGCtcaaatttttgagaagtttcaGTATGAGTGTCGCTAAGGTATTTGTTTCAAAGAGCATGTTTATAACAATAAGCACTTAGAACTAATTgatcaacatatatatatatctatactcATGCATATAAAGACATATTCCCTAGAATGAAGAAGTGTTGATTTATGACGCAATTGGGAGTAAAATAGTTGTCTCCATTTTGTAAAAGCATCGAAAACCAAGGATAAGAAGGTAATCAAGAATCACCAGGTTGCTTAAACTAATATTACAAGATAGCAATAGGTTGGAAGAAAAAGCATGGAGAAGATGGTGCAAAAACCCTGGTAGTGGAAGAACAGACTTTGTATTTCTTATTTTTAACCGGCTTTTGTTGGTGTTAGTTCTAGTTCCTGATGATCGACGCTAGGGGAAATCTGGGGGAGATGATAAAATATCATGTGCCGTGCACCTGATAGAATGTTCGTTAGTTTTCTGACAGATCCTAACAGCAGGATGTAACTTGTTAATGTTAGGATACTTGAGGCTGCCCCTTGTTAGCAATGACAGCTTAGGGATGTAGTTTAAGTTTGgttaaaatttaaggatgtttttggccaaaaattctactagtacACAAAGCACTAACTTGGAATTTTCCTAAATGAATGGGAAAAGGAATTCCATAAATGGCTGGAACGGAAGTTGCAATTCTTTGTGTAATTAAAGTTTGTCTATACAAtggttctttttatttttatttttttttcccgTTTTGGGTGCTCTCTACTATATGGTTTGGGTTTGAAGGGAAAAATGATCTATGGTTTTTGTTGAGTTCTGTTCTTGGTTTTTTGATACGCTGTCATGTCACCAGCCAATCCACTACAATTGTCAGTGTTCTTTTTTGTGTGACAACTGAAATGTTGGAAATTCCTAACttctcttttaccctcttgtCTGCATGGACATACATATCTGCGTGCATAACTTGTGTAAATGACAGAATCTGCTCCATGAAAACACATTCTATTGTGGTCCAAGTTTTCAACTATCAAATTTGTGATGTATTTTACTCTCTTTGTTCCGATCACTCAGAATTCAAATGCTGAATTATTCACTAAAATATAAACCTTTTGACTCTGTCGCAATTCTCATCTGTTTATTTATGTTATATGCATCTTAATAGGGTTTTGAGTTTGATGAATACCCTGGGTCGTGCATGTTTGCTCCCATCTACCCCATGATCGGATTTGAACGTTTTCCTGAGTTTGTGGATGAGATCAAGGGTTATGCTTCAATGGCAATCAAGAAGTACTTTGGCAATGATGTATGATCTATACGTTGTTATTTGCCCATTTTCTGCTGTGCTGCTCTTCCTTCATGAGTATTGACTTTACCTATTATTAACTGCAGGGGAAAGAACGCTATATTAAGGAGATTGTGAGGATAAATGCTGGTGGTTGTCGTGACTTTACATACTACATTACCTTTAAAATTGACAATGATGGGAATGAAGAAACTTTTCAAGCTAAGGTGGAAGACACGATTGAGAACACAATAGAGATTCCAATTTGCAGGTGCAAGGTTTAACTTATTGCTGAAATGTCTGCAGTTAATTATGGCGCCTCTTGTGTACAAAACTTTGCTGTCTTTTACTAAAAGAGAGCTAGTATTAATGGTTTTCTTATCCACCATTGACATCTTGTTGGCAAGGTACACGGTACTTCTTTTGATGTTTTTGTGACTTGTGATGTCTCTAAATTTAATCTCTCAAACAATATGCTACAAGTATTTGGTCCCAGTATCTGAATGGATTGGTAACAAGTTCACTTTGGAGATAGCTTTCGGCTTATTGGGTTATATGCGGGCAAAGTACAAGGTGTCTTTTAATTTAGTTTGTTTTCTACGTCAATATTTTGCCAGTATCACTTTCTTATCCTATCAAAGTGGAGCTGTAGTAAGTAAATTGCTCGTCGATTTGGGGCTCCAGTTTTAGGTGTCCAAAATTGTAGAGGCCTAAATTGCTTTGGTGTGAAATGGCGAGGCCTTCAGAAATAAAGATGACATACAATGAATTAATTGATTAATAATTAGAAAACGAAAGAGGGCTCATCACATTGTTTAGTTAGTTCCGCGCAAGCTGTAAGGCGATAATATCATAAAAGCCTTGATACATATTCTATGGATTCACGAAATTTGATATATTCATGTCTAAAATTCTGGATAGTATAAGATTACTGCTCATCGGAAAGTGTATGACAGAAAATAGTTAAGATACGGAAAATAACACTGTATAGCCGCTCTTAAAATAATAGTCAAAATGtgtatatatacattatgtatgcTATTGAATGTAAATAGTATCTGGCGCGGGCTAGAAGTGATAATACCCCACTTAACTACCTTCATAAGCCAGCTTCTCTGGTATATAAAATTACTAACTATTTTACCCGTTTTAACTGAAGTTTGTTAATTACTAAAACTaattgattttttcttttttataatttatatattCCTTAAAAGGCTCTCAAATCGTGTTAGCGCATTCAATTAAGGGATTCAGTTATACATTTTCCCTTGCTCTCCTCTCTTCTCTCCCTTTTCTTCTACCGCCTCCCTCCTATCCCCCTAATTCCTCTCGCAGTCGGCTGATATCCGACCAAATCACCATCCGATCTTTCCTCTTTCTCCTCTTCTTTACCCAAAGCAGCAAGAAACCATTTAAAAAACCAACGCCTCTATCACACCGACGACCCTTCCTATGCCTTTCTCCTTCACTCTCGCTAGAAAACTTTTTCCGTTCGCCTTCAATCCCCACCACTGACAGTGACTCGCTAGAAAACCATGTCAATAATCTCATTCTCTGGCAAATCGAGCAAGAAAAAAAAATGTACGTATAGTATaaaacttatctacaacttttgTACAAAATTGATTCAAATTTAACACATTTAGAACTTACAACTTAAAAATATAGATTTCATACAATAATTCATACAATATATAACTTATTTATAATTTTCATACGACATTCATATAAAAATAACACAACTACAAcaaaatacaacttaaatataattttcatacaagTTTCATGTAACTATAATGCAACTTTGATACATATATACAACTTTATGTAATGGAGAgtatttatgtcacgacccaaaattcaaccaaAGGCCGTGATGACACCTACCTCTAATAATAGGTAAGCCAATCACACTAATAACATTCAatcatcaaaatataatataataagttTGAATCATCATAAGTTACGGAATAAGTTATTGTCATAAGTCAAAATAGCAATACATAATACAAACTCCCAAAACTaggtacagagtcatgagctctgaAATTGAATGCATAACgagtctcaaaagtaaattacTACCTGAAAGTAATACAACAATATAAATTAggggaaggggactccaagggttTGTGAAAGTCATGCAATATTACCTTGAATCCTCTTAATCAGCGATGTGCTCACTCCCGAGGTCCGATGCCTCCAACatccggatctgcacaaaaatgtgcaaaagtatacTATGAGTATGAGGCAATGTATACTTAGTAAGTATTAggactaacctcgacgaagtagcgatgcagttcaagtcatgtgatactcactaatTAAAGAACCTGtgtagtgtatatatatatatatatatatatatatatatatatatatatatatatatatatatatatatatatatatatatataataacttgCAACAAGAATATAATGAGATGAAATACCATCAAATCAACAAAACATGAGATATCAACTCAACATAGGTAAATCCATCTTGACAAATCGAATCATCAAATAATAATAGAGGTATAGGCTATCATGTTAAATGCAACATGAAAATAAGTAAAATGCATGATAAAGCATAATGATATCACTTGCATGAtcaagaatgccacccttatactccactcATCATCAACCGCCTCCACATCAAAATCAATTAAATCAATCAAAGTACCACAACCCGCTTGTACGCCATCAAGAGAAAAATATGAGAGGACAACCCTAGGGGGATGGAGCCGTATCCACACGCTGCATGACAAAGACCTCATACCATATTCATGTCAATCGCACatcaaagacctcgtgccataatCACATCGATCGCATGGCAAATACCTCGTGCCATAATCATATCAATCGCACGACAAATGAACACGtgccataacaacaacaataccatCATATCCTTATGGAAAATGACCTCGTGCCAACACAAATCTATCCACGCAACATCCCCACATATGCGATAATTATAACAATGCAAGATGCCAAATCAACATATGCTCATAATTTATCAACAAAGTGTACACGAATATCATAACAATAAAACGCAAAGGAATTCTCAATATATGGAGTATGACTACGGCTAAATCAATTAACCATTTCATCATAGCCCATCTTGGCCAATTAAGCGATAATAACCTTGAATATCATCTCTAGCATGAAATGATAagttcacgtagtcatacaaataCTCAAACATGTCTCACATAAATCATATAATCAAAATAAAGCATTAGAAGCCTAAAGTCTAATTCAGTGATAAACCACACATAgcacccgtgtacacactcgtcacttcgCGCACACGTCACTTTTTACATATCACAATTAGGCAAACCAGGCCAAATCCTAAGGGTTATTTCCTCATACAAGACTAGACAAGATACATACTTACCTCAACAAACCTAAATCAACCTTCTAAAATCACATTTTCCTTAGAAATCATCTCGAACCGGCTTGAATCAAGCTACAAATaagtcaataacatcaaacaatgctataggaataaattccaaataataaagctctAGTTTTTATCCAATTCTCAAAAAGTCACAAAAGTCAATCCCGAGCCCACATAGTCAAAATCCGAGTCAAGGGTAGATCATGACTACCCATAATTTTACGAGTCTAAATATGTGTTTAGACCTCAAAATCGAGTCCACATCGACTCCCAAATCATCAATATGGTCTGGAATTTGTTGGCTAACAATTGGTGTTCAGTATTGATCAATGACCAAGCTTTAGGCTTCTTTCATTCCACAAGAGGGGTAAAGCAAGGTGATCCACTATCTCCTGCATTGTTTATCATTTCAATTGAGGTATTGTCAAGCTCTTTGAACAAATTGTTTCAAGATAGGAGGTTTAGGGGTTATGGCATTCCTAAGTGGATAGATCCTTTGAACCACTCAACCTATGCTGATGATACTATCATTTTTTACTTCTGCTGATCCATATTCACTGGAGAAGATAGGTGAGGTGCTGAATAAGTATGAGTTCACATCTGGCTAGTTGATCAATAAGGCCAAAAGCTCTTTCTACATGCATGCTAATGTGGCTGGATCTTTATTCAATTCAGTAGGGGCTATCACCGGATTCACAAGAGGTGAGTTTCCATTTACATACCTTGGGTGTAAAATATTTTACATGAGGAGGAGAGGAGTACTACCATGATCTCATCAAGAAGGAGAAAGCCAAGCTTCATTCATGGAAAGACGAGCTACTATCCTATGGAGGTAAGGCAACACTCATATCAAGTGTGCTCCAAAGCATGGCTACGCATATCCTGTCAGTGTTGGATCCTCCTGATAATATATTAGAGCATCTACATAAGACATTTGCTAAGTTATTTTGGAGTACAAAGGAATAAGGTAGAAGCAGGCACTGGACTAAATGGCAAACCCTATGTCTACCTAAAGATGAGGGTGGACTAGGTTTTAGGTCATTGTTTGATGTATCCAAAGCATTATTTTCTAAGTTATGGTGGAAGTTCAGGACATCCAAATCCTTATGATCCAATTTCATGTAGAATAAATACTGCAAGAAGGAGATACCTATAGTGGTTCAATTTAGAGAGGGGTCACATATATGGAGGAAAACGTTGGAGGCAAGGGAGGAAGTGGAGCATGAAATACTTTGGGAGATGAATAGGGGCTCTACAAATGTATGACATGAGAATTGGACTGGCCTTGGTTCTTTGTATCATGTACTAACTCCAGACTTTACATTCATGAAGATCTTCAAGAAGTAGAATAATTGAGGAATGAGGATGGCTGGAATGAACAACTACTCGAGAAGTCTTTTCCAGATGATATTGCCGATCATATAAGGCATTAAGTGCACTTTCAATGATGATGAATTTTGGGACACACCTAGGTGGATGTCTACCTCATCAGGCAAATTTTCAGTGAGTAGTGCTAGGAACATTTTGAGGCATAAAGCTTCTACTAATACTGAATGCAAGTTGTTGTGGACCAAAGGCTTGCCTTTCAAAATTTACTTCTTCCTATGGAGGCTATGGAAAAGGAAGATACCAACTGATGATCTATGGAAAAGGAATTGATATTTGACTATTTCTAAGTGTTGATGTTGCTTGAAACCACAAGAGGAGACCTTACAACATCTTTTCCTAACAAGTACTACAACTTCTAAGGTAAGTAGAACCTTTCTATAGGCAGCAAGTATAGTAGTAAATTTGGTGCAGGTTCATCAAACTATAAGGACACAGTGGAATGCTCAATGTTGTGCCAAACTCAAACCTTTATATCAGGCAGCTCTAGCAGTGATCATATAGGAACTTTGGAAGAGGAGGAACACAATGAAGAATGGAGGTGCAGTGTCTTGCCATAGGGTGATACATTAGGTTAACAAGACTCTACATTACCTAGCAAAGATGAGGTATACTTGGTTACCAAACATCCATCTTCTTTGGCCAGAAATGATCAGATTCTTTGAAGGCTATAAGCCTTATGTTGTGACCAAAAGAGTAACCTGGCAGTTGCCTTGTGATAGGTTGTTCAAGTGTAATACAGATGGTGCCTCTAGAGGAAATCCTGAACCTAGGTCGAGATTTGGTGTATGCAAAGGCAGTAGAGATAGGGGAGACAACAAACATTGTGGATGAGGCAAGGGAAATAGTGGAGGGACTAGCTTAATGTGTAGAGCAAAAGCTTCATCCTCTTATTATGGAGACTGATTCTTTGGTGATGAAGAGGATCATTGAAGGTGAATGGGAAACACCTTGGTGTATATGGGCTGAAGTGAAGAGGATTAAGGACATGAAATATCAATTCAATGTGATCTTTCAGCATGTGCTAAGAGAAGGCAATGATGTGGAAAAAGTTTAGCTAACCTTGTGTTTTTTAGTTACAATATCATTTCAGTCATTCTATGAATTGCCAAGTGCAGGGAGGAGATTAATCAACCTTGACAAGGCTCAAACCCCTAATCTTAAGGTTATGGTTGCAAAGAGAAAATCACATGATTGATGATTGGATTCATACATATACTGCCTGCTTTTGCTAGTTGTTTCTACActcttttattttatatattgttAGGCTACTatccagtggtattagcatgttatCAGGCCTAGCCTGGAGGTGGTTGAACAATATATGCAACACTTTCTGCAATCAGGCAGTCCACTATGTTTTACAAAAGGTTACAAGGTGAGGTACTCCTAGTACTTCTAGTTTGGTTCATCTTACAGAATGCCTTTGGATACAATTCTGGGTACTGGACAGTACTAGGCATGcagattcatatgtgccttagtGTACTCAAGTATGGTTGTTAAGGATTGCAAAAATTGATATTGCTAGACTATTTTGGCCAACTATATTACTATATGGTGGTATACTATttcccagtggtattagcattGTATAATGCTCATTCTGGGGATGATATGACACCATATGGGAATGTCATGTTACTCTGGTTGTTCCTAAATGTTAAGACTAGTGATACAACTTctactttggttggttttgtttaTGCACAATTAGCTCACAAGCAGAATTGTCTCATGCTATTGAGGactatt
Protein-coding sequences here:
- the LOC104092943 gene encoding uncharacterized protein, translated to MSTPCACGTVVVVEGEKLMAGTSSHSSTEEESLPEKKLKLDNENNKDDLKFDDESGSDGEQKESSGYDPDDWMTWPNKDVFIKYYQQLHESDGFEFDEYPGSCMFAPIYPMIGFERFPEFVDEIKGYASMAIKKYFGNDGKERYIKEIVRINAGGCRDFTYYITFKIDNDGNEETFQAKVEDTIENTIEIPICRCKV